From the genome of Fusobacterium varium:
AACAGTTTCAGCTTCAAGAGCAGCAGTAGACGCTGGATACATTGATCACGACAGACAAGTTGGACAAACTGGTAAAACAGTTAGACCTGATATCTACTTCGCATGTGGAATTTCAGGAGCTATCCAACACGTTGCAGGTATGGAAGAATCTGAATATATCGTAGCTATCAACAAAGATAAAGATGCCCCTATATTTGATGTTGCAGACCTAGGAATCGTAGGAGATGCTAATAAAATAGCTCCATTACTAGCTGAAGAATTAAAAAAAGCAAAAGCTGGAAAATAAGATAAATTTAAAATTAAATAAATTATAAAATATAAGGTTGGTTGATATTTTTATTGACCAACCTTTTTTTATATATTATAATAGTGAACGGAGATTTTATATAAGACAAGCGCCAGAACTTTATTTTTAATAAAGTTGACGAGGACTGAGATATTCGAAAATTCGGCGGGTTTCTCAGAGGTGGTTACAACCGTTGCTAGTAAAGATAGAAGGTGACTTCTATTACAAAGGAGCAACTGTAACAAATCTCCTATGAACATTTAAAATTAAATATAAATAGGAGGAATACATATGTGTGGAATAATAGGATATGTAGGTAATGATCAACAAGCAGTAGAGGTAATCTTGGATGGGTTAAGTAAACTTGAATATAGAGGTTATGACTCTGCTGGGTTAGCAGTTGTAGAAGAGGGAAGAATCTTTGTAGATAAGAAAAGTGGTAAATTATCTAATTTAAAAGAGTCTTTAAAGGAGAAGGTACATCTTGCTAATGTAGGAATAGGACACACTAGATGGGCAACACATGGAGTTCCAAGTGATATTAATTCACATCCTCATTGTAGTTGTGATGGAAAGGTAGCAATAGTTCACAATGGAATTATTGAAAACTATTCAGCTTTAAAATCAGAACTTATTGGGAAAGGGTATAAATTTATATCGGATACTGATAGTGAAGTGGTAGCTCAACTTTTTTCATATTTTTATAATGGAGATCTATTAGAAACTTTGAAAAAAGTTACAGAGAGATTAAGAGGAAGTTATGCTTTAGGAATAATTCATGAAGCAGAACCTGAAAAAATAGTGTGTGCAAGAAAAGAGAGTCCATTGATTATAGGGGTAGGTAAAAATAGTAATTTTATTGCCTCAGATGTTCCAGCAATCTTAAAATATACTAGAGATGTTATTTTTCTTGAAAATGATGAAATAGCAATCTTAGAAAGAGAAAAAGTTAGAGTTTATGATAAAAATCTAAATTCAATTGAAAAAAGTATAAATAAAATTCAATGGGACATGGAACAAGCTAGTAAAAATGGATATCCACACTTTATGTTAAAAGAGATAGAGGAGCAACCTGAAGTGGTAAATAAGACTCTAGAATTTTATACAAAAGAGGATGGTAAAGAGAAACTTACAGATCTTTTTGAGAAGATAGATTTTAGTAAGGTTCAAGAGATAGATATAATAGCATGTGGAACAGCCTATTATGCAGGATTACAAGGAGCTAATTATTTAAAAAAAATAGCTAATTTTAAATCAAATGTAGAGATAGCTTCTGAATATAGATATAGTGATCCAATTATTGATGAAAGAAATGTAGTTGTTTTTGTAAGTCAATCAGGAGAAACATTAGACACTTTAATGGCATTAAGATTGGCAAAGTCTAAGGGAGCAAAGACAATAGCTATAACTAATGTAGTGGGATCAACTATATCAAGAGAAGCAGATGTTGTAATTTATACATTAGCTGGACCAGAGATTTCAGTAGCTTCAACAAAGGCTTATACTGCACAAGTTATAACTTTTTATCTGTTATCGTTAGAGATATCATTAAAACTTAATAGAATAACAGAGGACAAATATAAAAATTATATATTGAAAGCATACAGTTTAAATGGTAAAATAAAAGAAATTTTTAATTCAAAAGAAAAAATAAAAGGGATAGCTGAAACTATAAAAGATAAAAAGAATGGTTTTTATATAGGAAGAGGTATTGATGAAAAAGTAGCAAGAGAGGGATCTCTAAAAATGAAAGAGATAACTTATATTCATACTGAAGCTTTCCCTGCTGGAGAGTTAAAACATGGAACAATTGCTTTAATAGAAAATGGGACAATGGTAGTTGTAGTGGCTACTCAAGAGGATATGATAGAAAAAGTTGTATCTAACATAAAAGAGTTAAAAGCAAGAGGGGCATATATTATTTCTATAACTAAAAATAGCTATAAGGATATAATAGAAGTATCTGATAAGGTATTATATATTAGTGATATTGATGATATTTTA
Proteins encoded in this window:
- the glmS gene encoding glutamine--fructose-6-phosphate transaminase (isomerizing) is translated as MCGIIGYVGNDQQAVEVILDGLSKLEYRGYDSAGLAVVEEGRIFVDKKSGKLSNLKESLKEKVHLANVGIGHTRWATHGVPSDINSHPHCSCDGKVAIVHNGIIENYSALKSELIGKGYKFISDTDSEVVAQLFSYFYNGDLLETLKKVTERLRGSYALGIIHEAEPEKIVCARKESPLIIGVGKNSNFIASDVPAILKYTRDVIFLENDEIAILEREKVRVYDKNLNSIEKSINKIQWDMEQASKNGYPHFMLKEIEEQPEVVNKTLEFYTKEDGKEKLTDLFEKIDFSKVQEIDIIACGTAYYAGLQGANYLKKIANFKSNVEIASEYRYSDPIIDERNVVVFVSQSGETLDTLMALRLAKSKGAKTIAITNVVGSTISREADVVIYTLAGPEISVASTKAYTAQVITFYLLSLEISLKLNRITEDKYKNYILKAYSLNGKIKEIFNSKEKIKGIAETIKDKKNGFYIGRGIDEKVAREGSLKMKEITYIHTEAFPAGELKHGTIALIENGTMVVVVATQEDMIEKVVSNIKELKARGAYIISITKNSYKDIIEVSDKVLYISDIDDILAPVLAVIPAQLFAYYTAVAKGLDVDKPRNLAKSVTVE